Proteins found in one Parasteatoda tepidariorum isolate YZ-2023 chromosome 7, CAS_Ptep_4.0, whole genome shotgun sequence genomic segment:
- the LOC107439029 gene encoding guanine nucleotide-binding protein subunit beta-5 (The sequence of the model RefSeq protein was modified relative to this genomic sequence to represent the inferred CDS: added 24 bases not found in genome assembly): protein MASDGGLKVDNPGETIDSLNKEVENLKTRLEEERKKLNDVALSKVAERLEPIQTLNIKPRRVLKGHQGKVLCSDWSLDKRHIVSSSQDGKMIIWDAFTTNKEHAITMPTTWVMACAYAPSGNMVACGGLDNKITVYPLSFEDDVSTKKKAVGTHTSYMSCCLFPNSDQQVSTIITVFFFFLIVSVNSKLYFIYGCDRQALVWDMRTGHCVQQFEGHESDINSVKFYPSGDAIATGSDDATCRLFDLRADREVAVYSKQSIIFGVNSVDFSVSGRLLFAGYNDYTVNVWDSLKCVRLSILYGHENRVTCLKVSPDGTALSTGSWDFTLRVWA from the exons ATGGCATCCGACGGAGGTCTGAAAGTTGACAATCCTGGTGAAACTAttgattctttaaataaagaagtagaaaatttaaaaacacggttagaagaagaaagaaaaaagctcAATGATGTAGCTT TGTCTAAAGTTGCAGAGAGATTAGAACCGATTCAAACTCTGAATATTAAACCTCGTAGAGTTTTGAAAGGCCACCAAGGAAAAGTCCTTTGTTCTGATTGGTCTTTAGACAAA GATGGCAAAATGATTATATGGGATGCTTTTACTACTAATAAG GAGCATGCAATTACAATGCCTACTACTTGGGTTATGGCGTGTGCCTATGCCCCATCTGGAAATATGGTTGCCTGTGG AGGACTAGACAATAAAATCACTGTGTATCCACTCAGTTTTGAAGATGACGTATCTACAAAAAAGAAAGCTGTTGGAACACATACAAGCTATATGTCTTGTTGCCTTTTTCCCAATTCTGACCAGCAAGTAAGTACcattattactgtttttttcttctttttaattgtgTCTGTGAattctaaactttattttatctat ggTTGTGATAGGCAAGCATTAGTGTGGGATATGAGAACTGGCCATTGTGTACAACAGTTTGAAGGCCATGAATCAGATATCAACTCAGTAAAGTTCTATCCTAGTGGGGATGCCATTGCAACTGGTTCTGATGATGCTACT tgtcGCTTGTTCGATTTACGAGCTGATCGTGAAGTTGCTGTTTATTCTAagcaaagtattatttttggAGTAAATTCAGTTGATTTTTCTGTCAGTG GTCGCTTGTTGTTTGCTGGTTACAATGACTATACTGTCAATGTTTGGGATAGTTTAAAATGTGTCCGTCTTAGTATTCTATATGGGCATGAAAATAGAGTTACTTGTCTAAAAGTGTCCCCTGATGGTACTGCGCTCTCAACTGGCAGTTGGGATTTCACGTTAAGG GTCTGGGCCTAA